In the genome of Pirellulales bacterium, the window ACAAATGAATTGGCGCCGATTCCCCAATAGGCGACGACGACTACTAGGATCAGTCCGACAGAGATTGCGACTGCGACTTTGGGCGCTGCGCCGAGCCACGCGCAAGCCGACAACTGTTTCTGTTTGGCGGGTCGGAGCACAGTTTGCCGTTAGTTGAGGGATGGAGGCGGACCGAAAAAGGTCGCGTCCTGGGAAAAATACAGCGCCGTTGGCGAGTTCGATTGCGAGTTGAACGGATGGCGCGACATATCAATTGCCGCAGCGCATTGGGGACCAATGGCAGCAGTCCGGCGGCTTAGGTCCAGTATAGGCGCCAATCTGGCACGGTACAGGACGGCGCGAGCGTCGTGGGGCAACAAAAAAAGCCGCCCTCGCCGAAGCGAGAGCGGCTCTTGATGGTTAGCACAGGCGAAACCGCTAGGCCGACTTGCGCCGACGTAGCCGAGTGGCCAGGGCCATGGCGCCTCCGGAGAGGGCAATCACGACCCAAGTGGTCGGCTCGGGAACGCACTCGAAGGTGTACGAGGCGAACCCGAATCCACCGTCGCCATCCGAAACCTGGACGTTGACCGTGTGGACGCCCAGCCCGTAGAGGGTGTTGGGAGTGGGCACACCGGTGTAGTCGTCGTATTGACCATCGTTATCCAGATCCCAGTCGAAGACCAGGATGTCGAAGATACCCGGATCGAAGGCGGTGGCGGAGAAGCTGATGATGCATCCGCCGGGGCCCGGATTGGGAATCTCAGTCGCGGTCAAGCTGGTGATGATCGGGGCCACG includes:
- a CDS encoding PKD domain-containing protein; the encoded protein is VSLGPFYENNGGTTTANVLGTAFDGDDTSSISDTLTILNVAPIITSLTATEIPNPGPGGCIISFSATAFDPGIFDILVFDWDLDNDGQYDDYTGVPTPNTLYGLGVHTVNVQVSDGDGGFGFASYTFECVPEPTTWVVIALSGGAMALATRLRRRKSA